In Chryseobacterium turcicum, a single window of DNA contains:
- a CDS encoding T9SS type A sorting domain-containing protein: MKKSLLTIGILATGLSVQAQTILLHVDDTAKMYVSNGALVYNGGGVQTRGNGNIDLHGNMMVVGSNATDVFRTIDTNVTPGLKTTGANIILRLNSPAIATYANSTYGQLYITNLAQDKITGIVDKEYKAVNQGSFQQMALPFSNKTILSLSQDLLQASNFTGNRSTSSLAYWDNAKTVMRIVNPATSTDLGNSTVLYGPTTYFAVGTSGWNPTPANSGVLTLKGIPFSDAVASTSSVNLANGGLGINYGSSGQNLNVFGERYYSYINDPFDTSWTTNYGKELYQYGNPFLTNIDLSWIGADVNEPGATTDGNRLPIKGIRFSQEGVNYTASGGTTTSTNRTVTFSRNTSTGATIPAGDVNSLVIKPLGVVYIKLDASLITTYASANLNRSLNFNTVRRFSSTARATGSYSVTAAKNSPSPTLKQLGVIALDSQDNEISRTYYVVRDNATTGYSSVATLQANLGYNSSNAPINGPIYTNEEYITGGIDPTYASQYNLYINEANEVNFLHKKIPLTLNSPEISKLKFEIREDAALIPANQSALSAGESFWIKINGANVMLSQNQVISAGSVTQAGLYYGEPQPETVLGTSDLAKKNGTVVTYEKSSDNFVVIFDKNWKNADITIFDMSGKLINSEKRVNTTSNHTLSIPKQLNNGYLITIKADNGQVYNTKVMR; encoded by the coding sequence ATGAAAAAAAGTTTATTAACTATCGGAATTTTAGCAACCGGTTTATCTGTTCAGGCGCAGACTATTCTACTTCATGTAGATGATACCGCTAAAATGTATGTAAGTAATGGTGCTCTCGTTTACAACGGGGGAGGAGTACAGACCAGAGGCAATGGTAACATTGATCTACATGGTAATATGATGGTTGTAGGAAGTAATGCGACTGATGTTTTCAGGACAATTGATACCAATGTAACACCTGGTCTCAAAACGACTGGTGCAAATATTATTTTACGATTAAATTCCCCTGCGATAGCAACTTATGCAAATTCTACCTATGGACAATTGTACATAACGAATTTGGCGCAAGATAAAATTACAGGTATTGTAGATAAGGAATATAAAGCTGTTAACCAAGGAAGTTTTCAGCAAATGGCATTGCCTTTTTCTAATAAGACCATTTTATCTTTATCACAAGATTTATTACAGGCTTCTAATTTTACAGGTAACAGATCTACTTCGTCTTTAGCATATTGGGATAATGCAAAGACCGTAATGAGAATTGTTAATCCTGCTACCTCTACGGATTTAGGAAACTCAACCGTACTGTATGGCCCAACTACTTATTTCGCAGTAGGAACTAGTGGATGGAATCCTACTCCTGCAAATTCAGGTGTTCTTACTTTAAAAGGAATTCCTTTTTCAGATGCTGTAGCTTCTACAAGTAGTGTAAATCTTGCAAATGGAGGTTTAGGAATTAATTATGGAAGTTCGGGGCAAAACCTTAATGTTTTTGGTGAAAGATATTACTCTTATATTAATGACCCATTTGATACAAGCTGGACCACTAATTATGGAAAAGAACTTTATCAGTATGGAAATCCTTTTTTAACCAATATTGATTTAAGCTGGATTGGTGCAGATGTAAATGAACCAGGAGCAACAACAGATGGTAATCGACTTCCGATTAAAGGGATTAGATTCTCACAAGAAGGTGTAAATTATACTGCCTCAGGAGGAACAACAACGTCCACCAATAGAACCGTAACATTTAGCCGTAATACTTCTACAGGTGCTACTATTCCTGCAGGTGATGTGAATAGCTTAGTGATTAAGCCTTTAGGAGTTGTTTATATTAAACTTGATGCCAGTTTAATCACTACATATGCTTCTGCTAATTTAAATAGATCATTAAATTTTAATACGGTAAGACGTTTTTCAAGTACTGCAAGAGCTACGGGATCTTATTCTGTTACAGCTGCAAAGAATAGCCCTTCACCAACGTTGAAGCAATTAGGTGTTATTGCTTTAGATAGTCAGGATAATGAAATTTCTAGAACGTATTATGTAGTTCGTGATAATGCAACGACTGGATATAGCTCAGTGGCTACTTTACAAGCTAATTTAGGATATAATAGTAGCAATGCACCTATCAATGGACCTATTTATACCAATGAAGAGTATATTACTGGTGGGATAGATCCTACTTACGCTTCTCAATATAATTTATATATTAATGAAGCTAATGAGGTAAACTTTTTACATAAAAAAATACCATTAACACTTAACTCTCCTGAGATAAGTAAGCTGAAATTTGAAATTAGAGAAGATGCTGCTTTAATTCCGGCAAACCAATCTGCATTAAGTGCAGGTGAAAGCTTTTGGATAAAGATTAACGGAGCCAACGTTATGCTATCTCAAAATCAGGTTATAAGCGCAGGATCAGTAACTCAAGCAGGTCTTTATTATGGAGAACCTCAGCCTGAAACTGTTTTAGGAACTTCAGATTTAGCTAAAAAGAATGGTACAGTTGTAACTTATGAAAAATCTTCAGATAATTTTGTAGTAATATTTGACAAAAATTGGAAAAATGCAGATATTACAATTTTTGATATGAGCGGCAAATTAATTAACTCGGAAAAAAGAGTTAATACGACATCTAATCATACGTTAAGCATCCCGAAACAATTAAATAATGGTTATTTGATTACAATTAAGGCTGATAACGGGCAAGTATATAACACAAAAGTAATGAGATAA
- a CDS encoding T9SS type A sorting domain-containing protein: MKKLITLLLTGFMISATSAQWNPNTDQNLFVADPGNGGSFSAMTKDGKTYIAFWKQVAAPTNFELWLQILDQNGNKLLDNGVMLSNQIPMSSYTTVGDIVVDSADNLFIGVTGTGAGTPLLVFKVTPQGTSIWPNGINAGEGYAPEILPLSNGDIIVGNLATTQAQMRVQRYNAAGQPVWAAPISIASDDPAKQTAPSDFFELPNSEVALLFHKKISAQTTSYLFAQKIDFNGNIIWSDGPLQVSTKTLSYNTKYSAVLDGSVVYYGYSTGQGNRFDSYLQRVNFSDGTKPWGVDGVDFDINQTSFEKNTRIAFATGSPYIWAVANYTTTGQGAGGEYVQKFDKNTGNRLFTDNAKQVFPITGEFMMHSGDLHLAQGKPYFVVEKRINTALLPTSLNAVLLNDNGDFAWTQQYIPMATFNGSKTSIDILKPINNQAVIVFKEQKPSDANSVVYAQNLVLPAAALGTRDIVKTKSISLYPNPATDVIHLDGADNSNFVIYNSVGQLVKSGEMKSGDIMVHELVKGQYILKLKGEEKAIKFIKK, encoded by the coding sequence ATGAAAAAATTAATTACATTATTATTGACAGGATTCATGATATCTGCAACATCTGCACAATGGAATCCTAATACAGATCAAAATCTATTTGTTGCCGATCCAGGAAATGGAGGTTCTTTTTCTGCAATGACTAAAGATGGGAAAACGTACATCGCATTTTGGAAACAGGTAGCAGCACCCACAAATTTCGAGCTGTGGTTGCAAATATTAGATCAAAATGGAAATAAATTATTAGACAATGGCGTAATGCTTAGCAACCAGATTCCAATGTCTAGTTATACAACTGTTGGAGATATTGTAGTTGACAGTGCTGATAATCTTTTTATAGGAGTAACAGGTACAGGAGCCGGTACTCCATTACTTGTTTTTAAAGTAACTCCACAAGGAACATCAATATGGCCAAACGGAATCAACGCTGGAGAAGGGTATGCTCCAGAGATTCTACCATTATCGAATGGAGATATTATTGTTGGTAATCTTGCAACTACTCAAGCTCAAATGAGAGTACAAAGATACAATGCCGCAGGGCAGCCGGTTTGGGCAGCACCAATAAGTATTGCGTCTGATGATCCGGCTAAGCAAACAGCTCCTTCTGATTTTTTTGAATTACCAAACAGCGAAGTAGCCCTTTTATTTCATAAAAAAATATCAGCGCAAACTACAAGTTATTTATTTGCTCAAAAAATAGATTTTAATGGGAATATTATTTGGTCAGATGGTCCGTTGCAGGTAAGTACAAAAACATTGTCTTATAATACCAAATATTCTGCTGTGCTAGATGGTAGCGTGGTGTATTACGGGTACAGTACAGGGCAAGGGAATAGATTTGACTCTTACTTGCAGAGAGTTAATTTTTCTGATGGTACTAAACCTTGGGGAGTTGATGGGGTAGACTTTGATATTAACCAAACTAGCTTTGAGAAGAATACAAGAATAGCATTTGCTACAGGCTCTCCATATATTTGGGCTGTAGCGAATTATACCACTACCGGACAAGGTGCAGGCGGGGAATATGTTCAAAAATTTGATAAAAACACGGGAAACAGGTTATTTACAGATAATGCCAAGCAGGTTTTCCCTATCACAGGTGAATTTATGATGCATAGTGGTGATTTGCATTTAGCGCAAGGTAAACCTTATTTTGTCGTAGAAAAAAGAATTAATACAGCATTGTTGCCTACCTCTTTAAACGCTGTTTTGCTTAATGATAACGGAGATTTTGCATGGACACAACAATACATTCCGATGGCTACCTTTAATGGCTCTAAAACTTCTATTGATATTTTAAAGCCTATTAATAACCAAGCGGTAATTGTATTCAAAGAGCAAAAGCCTAGTGATGCAAACTCTGTAGTGTATGCACAGAATCTTGTTCTTCCTGCTGCTGCATTAGGAACTCGTGATATTGTAAAAACAAAGTCGATTAGTTTGTATCCAAATCCGGCTACCGATGTTATTCATTTGGATGGAGCAGATAATTCTAATTTTGTTATTTATAATTCAGTAGGCCAATTGGTGAAGTCTGGAGAAATGAAGTCTGGAGATATCATGGTACACGAACTTGTAAAAGGACAGTATATTCTGAAACTAAAAGGCGAAGAAAAAGCAATCAAATTCATTAAAAAATAA
- a CDS encoding TlpA family protein disulfide reductase, protein MKKLFVLSGMLFAFSMNAQFSVSIQSQPDFNEQEAILYTLNGSKDIIVTKEKSKGNTWTFKYPKNYSGMMKVYFPNTNNSVSFISENKNINIQLDTKANKIQNIIYQDESNELMNSIQESSQKKEIILPALVQIKEYYKDNTEFGKALTSEMGRLSGTSSIDQSKHPFVYYYNTNYNKFLSNNPAKKVTQEEIVNFIDKSNDMLESSSLLRPILVSYLNVGGNTNVNASVDTLINKLNVETPRGQTVLSELIDIFDVYDMNEFKTKYLTLAKDLKCTINDRLASTLKSNAATDIGAVFPDYKFHAAVNTNAKSIAEVKADKKVIVFWSSTCSHCESELPQLLTKYKELQAKNIQIIGMSLDTDKNAYTTKIAAFPWINDSELRGWNSSFAEIYNIHATPTYFILDANNKIISKPSHVGDVLQYFNVK, encoded by the coding sequence ATGAAAAAGTTATTTGTATTGTCAGGAATGCTGTTTGCATTTTCAATGAACGCACAGTTTTCTGTAAGTATCCAGTCGCAACCGGATTTTAATGAGCAAGAAGCTATTCTATATACATTGAATGGCTCAAAAGATATTATTGTTACCAAAGAAAAAAGTAAAGGAAATACCTGGACTTTTAAATATCCCAAAAATTATTCTGGGATGATGAAAGTTTATTTCCCTAATACCAATAATTCTGTAAGTTTTATTTCTGAAAATAAAAATATAAATATTCAGCTTGATACAAAAGCAAATAAAATTCAGAACATAATTTATCAGGATGAATCAAATGAGTTGATGAATAGCATTCAGGAATCTTCTCAGAAAAAAGAAATTATTCTTCCCGCATTAGTGCAAATTAAAGAATATTATAAAGACAATACAGAGTTTGGGAAAGCGCTAACCAGCGAGATGGGTAGATTGTCTGGAACGAGCAGTATAGACCAGTCAAAACATCCATTTGTGTATTATTATAATACCAATTATAATAAATTCCTTTCAAACAATCCTGCAAAAAAAGTTACGCAAGAGGAAATCGTAAATTTTATAGATAAATCAAATGATATGTTGGAGAGTTCTTCTCTTCTGCGTCCAATTCTGGTGTCGTATCTTAACGTAGGTGGTAATACCAACGTCAATGCTTCAGTAGATACATTGATCAATAAACTGAATGTGGAGACACCGAGAGGTCAAACTGTACTTTCTGAATTGATTGATATTTTTGATGTGTACGATATGAATGAATTTAAAACTAAATATCTTACGCTAGCAAAAGATTTAAAATGTACCATAAATGACCGTTTGGCTTCTACTTTGAAGTCTAATGCTGCTACAGACATTGGAGCTGTTTTTCCGGACTATAAATTCCACGCTGCGGTCAATACCAATGCCAAGTCAATTGCTGAGGTAAAAGCCGATAAAAAAGTGATTGTTTTTTGGTCTTCCACTTGCTCACATTGTGAAAGCGAATTGCCACAGCTTTTAACTAAATATAAAGAACTACAGGCAAAAAATATTCAGATAATCGGGATGTCTTTAGACACGGATAAAAATGCTTATACAACGAAGATTGCTGCATTTCCTTGGATTAATGATTCAGAATTAAGAGGGTGGAACAGTTCTTTTGCTGAAATTTATAATATTCATGCAACACCAACGTATTTTATTTTGGATGCTAACAACAAGATAATCAGCAAGCCTAGCCATGTTGGCGATGTTTTGCAATATTTTAATGTAAAATAA
- the clpX gene encoding ATP-dependent Clp protease ATP-binding subunit ClpX has protein sequence MNSNQCSFCGKKRNEVQMLISGKDGFICENCIEQAHSIVKDTVSPAGFSPAESMGELKKPKEIKEFLNQYVIGQDQAKKQLSIAVYNHYKRLLHAKDENREVELEKSNIIMIGETGTGKTLLAKTIAKELNVPFCIVDATILTEAGYVGEDVESILSRLLMVADYDVEKAEKGIVFIDEIDKIARKSDNPSITRDVSGEGVQQGLLKLLEGSIVNVPPQGGRKHPDQKYIQVNTQNILFIAGGAFDGIKEIIERRMNKQAIGFSAEKIKKVEEDEYILTNINAIDLRSFGLIPELLGRFPIITYLEKLTKETMIRIMKEPKNSIVNQFVELFKMDGTKLVFTDEAIEIIVDATMEKGLGARGLRGTTEKVLEDYMFTVGEHDEIILTKDNILILK, from the coding sequence ATGAATTCAAACCAATGTTCTTTTTGTGGTAAGAAAAGAAATGAAGTGCAAATGCTGATTTCAGGAAAGGATGGCTTTATTTGCGAAAATTGTATCGAGCAGGCGCATTCTATTGTAAAAGATACCGTTTCGCCAGCCGGATTTTCACCAGCTGAGTCTATGGGGGAGCTTAAAAAGCCAAAAGAAATAAAAGAATTTCTGAATCAGTATGTTATAGGACAAGACCAGGCAAAAAAACAACTTTCAATTGCGGTATATAACCATTACAAAAGATTGTTACATGCAAAAGATGAAAACCGTGAAGTAGAGCTTGAGAAATCAAACATCATCATGATTGGTGAAACAGGAACGGGAAAAACGCTTTTGGCTAAAACAATTGCTAAAGAGCTTAATGTTCCTTTCTGCATTGTTGATGCAACGATTTTAACGGAAGCGGGTTATGTAGGGGAAGATGTAGAAAGTATTCTTTCGAGACTTTTAATGGTTGCCGATTACGATGTAGAAAAAGCGGAAAAAGGAATTGTTTTTATTGATGAAATTGATAAAATTGCCAGAAAATCTGATAATCCAAGTATTACGAGAGACGTTTCTGGTGAAGGTGTACAGCAAGGCTTATTGAAACTTTTGGAGGGGAGTATTGTAAATGTTCCGCCACAAGGGGGGAGAAAACATCCTGACCAAAAATATATTCAGGTAAATACTCAGAATATTTTATTTATTGCAGGGGGAGCTTTTGACGGTATTAAAGAAATTATCGAAAGAAGAATGAATAAGCAAGCCATTGGTTTCAGTGCTGAAAAAATTAAAAAAGTAGAAGAAGATGAGTATATTTTAACAAATATTAATGCTATCGACCTTCGTTCATTTGGATTAATTCCTGAGCTTTTAGGAAGGTTCCCAATCATTACTTATCTTGAAAAATTGACCAAAGAGACGATGATTAGAATTATGAAAGAACCTAAAAACTCTATTGTAAATCAGTTTGTGGAGCTTTTTAAAATGGACGGTACAAAATTGGTGTTTACTGATGAGGCTATAGAGATTATTGTTGATGCGACCATGGAGAAGGGGTTGGGCGCTAGAGGTTTACGAGGAACTACAGAAAAAGTCTTAGAAGACTACATGTTTACCGTGGGTGAGCATGATGAGATTATTCTTACAAAAGATAATATTTTGATTCTTAAGTGA
- a CDS encoding signal peptidase, with protein sequence MKNKLIILFALFVSHLSLFAQGNSGPILGGPNTPPDPQTESDGPGAFATSPIDMYVYVLAIVAILVIAYFAKRYKTQKI encoded by the coding sequence ATGAAAAACAAATTAATTATTCTATTCGCATTGTTTGTATCTCACCTATCTTTGTTTGCTCAAGGGAATTCGGGGCCAATCTTAGGGGGTCCTAATACTCCTCCTGATCCGCAAACTGAATCTGATGGTCCTGGTGCATTCGCTACTTCTCCCATCGATATGTACGTTTATGTATTAGCGATAGTAGCAATTCTGGTAATTGCCTATTTTGCTAAAAGATACAAAACTCAAAAAATATAA
- the greA gene encoding transcription elongation factor GreA, which yields MASYVTKVGLDKMKAELEQLEKIERPKITQQIAEARDKGDLSENAEYDAAKEAQGMLEMRISKLKDVVTTSKVIDETLLDTSKVSILTTVRLMNNDTNKEQTFKLVPDNESDLKTGKISVNTPIAKGLLGKVVGEAAEIVLPNGNKLSFEVLEITL from the coding sequence ATGGCGAGCTATGTAACTAAGGTAGGATTAGATAAAATGAAAGCTGAGCTGGAGCAATTGGAAAAAATAGAAAGACCAAAAATTACTCAACAGATTGCTGAGGCAAGAGATAAAGGAGATTTGTCGGAAAATGCAGAATATGATGCAGCCAAAGAAGCGCAGGGAATGTTGGAAATGAGAATTTCTAAACTGAAAGATGTTGTTACTACTTCAAAAGTGATTGATGAAACGTTACTTGATACTTCAAAAGTTTCTATCCTTACTACGGTAAGATTGATGAATAACGATACAAACAAAGAACAGACTTTTAAATTGGTTCCAGATAACGAAAGCGATTTGAAAACAGGTAAGATTTCTGTAAATACTCCTATTGCAAAAGGCTTATTAGGAAAAGTAGTGGGAGAAGCGGCTGAGATTGTTCTTCCAAACGGTAATAAATTATCATTTGAAGTGTTAGAAATTACACTTTAG
- a CDS encoding DUF4153 domain-containing protein: protein MKTHHYIFLSTITFIVLFYNENVGLNLGILGVLYSVLTLIKTPERNRSKSFLLLFATSILSSMAFAWFGDFSSFLALVISLLLLSFRSKNRRLKSLFLVPVFVVTLFTFICRVFSFNEWLPKSENSGLGKKIFAFVFIPFVFVAIFFGIYATGSNHFASLFTDYELDINVWQIFCLGALGFFIAFNFFNFVVEKQIYKQNHFLDNDFKKEDTIQKQTFSFLDLDSERMGGVISFICLNVLLIFFIITYNYEQFYEAVKSPNQLSEETHERVNAVIMSIIMAILVIMFYFKSNFNFDSKAGSLKIFAKIWIFLNAVLVLSAMLKNTEYITSYGFTYKRLGVYAFLLLSLIGLILTFYKIQFKKKNAFLFNSMSWCFYGMVLVCSFINWGGIITSQNMKRPDFAVNYHVVSINFSEKYLLKYAEEKKDLALKKEVLENVKAEKSPTFLSKILYYETIQK, encoded by the coding sequence ATGAAAACACATCACTATATATTTCTCAGCACCATCACATTTATCGTTTTGTTTTATAACGAAAATGTAGGATTGAATCTTGGTATTTTAGGCGTTTTATATTCAGTTTTAACGCTTATAAAAACCCCGGAAAGAAACCGCAGCAAAAGTTTCCTGCTACTTTTTGCAACAAGTATTTTGTCGAGCATGGCTTTTGCTTGGTTTGGAGATTTTAGCTCTTTTCTCGCATTGGTAATTTCGCTTTTGCTGCTTTCTTTCCGGTCTAAAAACAGGAGGTTGAAGAGTCTTTTTCTCGTTCCTGTTTTTGTAGTTACACTTTTTACATTTATCTGCAGAGTTTTTAGCTTTAACGAATGGCTTCCGAAAAGCGAAAACTCAGGTTTAGGGAAGAAAATATTTGCTTTTGTTTTTATTCCTTTTGTTTTTGTAGCCATATTTTTCGGAATTTATGCTACCGGAAGCAATCACTTTGCAAGTCTTTTTACCGATTACGAATTAGATATTAATGTTTGGCAGATTTTCTGCCTGGGAGCTTTAGGATTTTTCATTGCTTTCAATTTTTTCAATTTCGTGGTTGAAAAACAAATTTATAAGCAGAATCATTTTTTAGATAACGATTTTAAAAAAGAAGATACCATTCAAAAACAAACATTTTCCTTTCTTGATTTAGATTCTGAGAGAATGGGTGGCGTTATTTCTTTTATCTGTTTAAATGTTTTGTTGATATTCTTTATTATCACCTACAATTACGAACAGTTTTACGAAGCCGTTAAATCTCCCAATCAGCTTTCTGAAGAAACACACGAAAGAGTAAATGCTGTAATTATGTCTATTATAATGGCAATTTTGGTGATTATGTTTTATTTTAAATCTAATTTTAATTTCGATTCTAAAGCTGGTTCTTTGAAAATTTTTGCTAAAATCTGGATTTTTCTGAATGCAGTTTTAGTCCTTTCAGCAATGTTAAAAAATACAGAATACATTACAAGTTACGGTTTTACCTATAAAAGACTTGGGGTTTATGCTTTTCTGCTTCTGTCTTTAATCGGTTTGATTCTTACCTTTTACAAAATACAGTTTAAAAAGAAAAACGCATTTCTGTTCAACTCGATGAGCTGGTGTTTTTATGGAATGGTTTTAGTATGCAGTTTTATTAATTGGGGTGGAATAATCACTTCACAAAATATGAAGCGTCCTGATTTTGCAGTAAATTATCATGTGGTCTCCATCAACTTTAGTGAAAAGTATCTTTTAAAATATGCTGAAGAAAAGAAAGATTTAGCGCTTAAAAAAGAAGTTTTAGAAAATGTGAAAGCTGAAAAATCGCCAACCTTTTTATCTAAAATTCTTTATTACGAAACCATTCAAAAATAA
- the dtd gene encoding D-aminoacyl-tRNA deacylase → MKVVIQRVSEASVKVDGNIVGKINTGFMLLIGIDENDEKTDADWLVQKILNLRVFSDENDKLNLSIKDINGEILCISQFTLIADYKKGNRPSFIKAAKPDKAIPLFEYFKETLSKSDLRIESGIFGVDMKVSLTNDGPVTIIMDSITKQ, encoded by the coding sequence ATGAAAGTAGTGATTCAAAGAGTTTCCGAAGCTTCTGTAAAAGTAGACGGAAATATCGTAGGCAAAATAAACACCGGCTTTATGCTTCTGATTGGAATTGATGAAAACGATGAAAAAACAGATGCTGACTGGCTTGTACAGAAAATTTTAAACCTCAGAGTTTTTAGTGATGAAAACGACAAGCTCAATTTATCTATTAAAGATATCAATGGGGAAATTTTGTGCATCAGCCAGTTTACTTTAATTGCAGATTACAAAAAAGGCAATCGCCCATCATTTATAAAAGCAGCAAAACCCGATAAAGCCATTCCTCTTTTTGAATATTTTAAAGAAACACTTTCAAAATCAGACTTACGAATTGAAAGTGGCATTTTTGGTGTAGATATGAAAGTTTCGCTTACCAATGATGGTCCTGTCACTATTATAATGGACAGTATTACAAAACAATAG
- a CDS encoding tetratricopeptide repeat protein has product MKKKVFFVFLFLNLINFCIAQDKKSYVAYIDSANAIKYKDGEKANLYIQKAKKAVPEKDLGDFYLKTIQIYIDINHFDEALEYCTKAHHAFTESNTPEKLAIVNSYFAFIYGQLNDPHRAIKYYKITLDFYQKKNDKARIIKSLNNLGNAYFSLSKYDLSQYYFQKSLLVFKDYDDPALKAFVMSNLGKLFFSKKQYVQSEKYLLEAKNILEQNKITDVDANYNVIYNLATFYVNRKEPIKALLYAKKAGEFIEEKSVDFDNIKYLDNLYKAYLLNDDYKNAAFTFQKYDSIREMLNIEEKAVNVERIKAQHEYELKQKLTSLKQEKKNLIYIIVLVVFLLIVVICILYTINYRNKTEALNLEKKLIEAREKELEFDNHMKEKLLVYQSMEQQKVDSIFKSILEKVNALKIKYQHAEEISEIINEIKISVKPNTWEDFEYHFLQIHESFYKNLEQKHPNLTNYDKRLAAMLKLRLSTKEISNLLNVTPKTIENSRTRLRKKLELTNTKEDLSKYLDDF; this is encoded by the coding sequence ATGAAAAAGAAAGTGTTTTTTGTTTTTTTATTTTTAAATCTTATCAATTTTTGTATTGCGCAAGATAAAAAGTCTTATGTTGCATACATAGATTCTGCGAATGCCATAAAGTATAAAGACGGGGAAAAGGCAAATCTATATATTCAAAAAGCTAAAAAAGCAGTTCCTGAGAAAGATTTGGGAGATTTTTATCTTAAAACTATTCAGATTTATATTGACATTAATCATTTTGATGAAGCATTAGAATACTGCACCAAAGCTCATCATGCATTTACTGAAAGCAATACCCCTGAAAAATTGGCGATTGTTAATAGTTATTTTGCGTTCATTTATGGACAACTCAATGATCCTCACAGAGCGATTAAATATTATAAAATAACGTTAGATTTTTACCAAAAGAAAAATGATAAAGCCAGAATTATTAAGTCTCTGAATAATTTAGGAAATGCATATTTCTCGTTATCAAAGTATGATTTGTCACAGTATTATTTTCAGAAAAGCCTGCTTGTTTTTAAAGATTATGATGATCCGGCTTTAAAGGCATTTGTCATGTCAAATTTGGGGAAACTCTTCTTTAGTAAAAAACAATATGTACAATCGGAAAAATATTTACTAGAAGCAAAAAATATTTTAGAACAAAATAAAATTACCGATGTAGATGCAAATTACAATGTTATCTATAATCTCGCAACTTTTTATGTTAACCGAAAAGAGCCTATAAAAGCGTTATTGTATGCTAAAAAAGCAGGTGAATTTATTGAGGAAAAATCTGTAGATTTTGATAATATAAAATACTTAGATAATCTGTACAAAGCCTATCTCTTAAATGACGATTATAAAAATGCTGCATTTACCTTTCAAAAGTATGATTCTATTCGGGAGATGTTGAATATTGAAGAGAAAGCAGTAAATGTAGAAAGAATCAAAGCTCAGCATGAGTACGAATTAAAGCAAAAACTCACCAGCTTAAAGCAAGAAAAAAAGAATCTAATCTACATTATCGTCTTGGTGGTTTTTCTATTAATCGTTGTTATCTGTATTCTCTACACAATTAATTATCGCAATAAAACGGAAGCGTTGAATCTTGAGAAAAAATTGATAGAAGCTAGAGAAAAAGAATTGGAGTTTGATAACCACATGAAAGAGAAGCTATTGGTGTATCAGTCGATGGAGCAGCAAAAAGTTGATTCTATTTTTAAATCTATCTTGGAAAAAGTAAATGCTCTAAAAATAAAATATCAGCATGCGGAAGAAATTTCTGAGATTATTAATGAAATTAAAATAAGCGTGAAACCCAATACTTGGGAAGATTTTGAGTATCACTTTTTACAGATTCATGAATCGTTTTATAAAAATTTAGAACAAAAACATCCGAACCTTACCAATTATGATAAACGGTTAGCTGCTATGCTAAAACTTCGGCTATCGACTAAAGAAATTTCAAATCTATTGAATGTTACTCCTAAAACAATAGAGAATTCACGCACAAGACTTCGGAAAAAACTAGAACTTACCAATACGAAAGAAGATTTATCTAAATATCTGGATGATTTTTAA
- a CDS encoding HIT family protein: protein MSSIFTKIINGEIPAYKIAEDENFVAFLDAMPLVKGHTLVVPKKEVDLIFDLETEEYKNLWAFAQEVAQKVKNAIPCVRVGVAVVGLEVPHAHIHLIPLNKVEEMNFRNERLKLSAEEYSEIQNLIINS from the coding sequence ATGAGTTCAATTTTCACAAAAATAATCAATGGAGAAATTCCTGCTTATAAAATTGCAGAAGACGAAAATTTTGTGGCATTCTTAGATGCTATGCCTTTGGTAAAAGGTCATACACTCGTTGTTCCCAAAAAAGAAGTAGACCTTATTTTTGATTTGGAAACCGAAGAATACAAAAATCTTTGGGCTTTTGCTCAGGAAGTTGCTCAAAAAGTGAAAAATGCAATACCTTGTGTAAGAGTAGGTGTAGCAGTGGTGGGACTAGAGGTTCCCCATGCTCATATACATTTGATTCCGCTAAATAAAGTGGAAGAGATGAATTTTCGAAACGAAAGACTAAAGCTTTCAGCGGAAGAGTACTCTGAAATACAAAATTTAATTATTAATTCTTAA